DNA from Desulfuromonas sp. AOP6:
CCCATCGCACCGTATTGCCGGATACCTTGTTTTCAATCAGGCGACACTGCTGGTCGGACTCCGCCCGCTGAGGGACAAGATCTTCCTTGCTCAGGCATTGGGTGTGGGTCATCGCCGGCATCTGCATGGGCATCCCGGGCATCTCCAGCCGGCTGCTTATCTCCCATAGCCCCGGCCGCATCTGCACCTCCGCGGCAAGTGCGAGGCCCCCCAAAGATAAACCAACAACCAGAAACCATGTCGCGAACGTTCTGAACATGACAAACCTCCTTCCGCCGAAGGGAATCCGCAAGGCGCCATGCATTCCGCACTCCCTCGGAACCGCTTTAGGCCATTATACCTTTGTCGGAGCAAAGCGTCGTTACCGGCGGAAAACAATTTTTTCGTAAACCTTTTTCAGGCTCAGTCGTCCAACGGATATCTTCGTCACCAGGAGGATCCATGTCCGCTGAATCCAGATGGCTCAAAACCCTGAAGCAGGTCCAGCGCTGGGAGGCTACCAGCGACCCGGAATATCCCTTCTCCACCACCTGGTGCAACCAGGAACTGCGCATCCGCTTCAACCGCGCCAGAAACACGACGTCCATGACTCTCCTGGTCGATGGAAGCCCCGTTCTCGATTTTGACGACTGGCCTGACCGCTCCTTCTAAACCTTGTCGGCGGGGTATGAGGGCGGGCCTTGCAGACCCAGCGCCCGCCAGTCACAGGCGGCAAAATCGGCCAGTAGGGCGAGGGGAATGAAGGTGTCCACCTCATGAACGGGGTATCCTGTCAACTGCTGCGTCAACTCCCGCATCAACTGGAGCTGTTGGAGAAATGTCTGCCGAAAGTGCCAGCGCAGCTCTTCCTTTTCGAGCGGATCCGTTCCGACAAAGTTTAAAGTGCACCACTCCTCGGCAAAAACCTCCCCACTCACATCGACATGC
Protein-coding regions in this window:
- a CDS encoding DUF3617 domain-containing protein, with the protein product MFRTFATWFLVVGLSLGGLALAAEVQMRPGLWEISSRLEMPGMPMQMPAMTHTQCLSKEDLVPQRAESDQQCRLIENKVSGNTVRWVMQCTSDEGTTTARGEVTYQGDSFKGQVRIETVLPGQEPMEMVSHTTGKRIGDCP